The Sporocytophaga myxococcoides genome includes a window with the following:
- the atpG gene encoding ATP synthase F1 subunit gamma — protein sequence MPSLKEVRGRIISINSTQQITKAMKMVAAAKLRRAQDNIIKIRPYAEKLNGILNNITASLEGSVENPYSEIREVKNVLIVVVTSDRGLAGAFNTNSIKAALALVNGRYKAQYEQGNVKFLCIGKKGLDTFQKRGANVIPDYAGMFHELNFSTARKAAEFAMEGFLNKEYDEVVIVYNEFKNVATQVVKTEQFLPLIQDSSEEQNSSKDQEIDYIFEPSKEEIVKGLIPKSLKIQFYKALLESFASEHGARMTAMDKATENAKELLKELRLMYNRTRQAAITKEILEIVAGAEALSK from the coding sequence ATGCCAAGTCTTAAAGAGGTCAGAGGAAGGATTATTTCCATTAATTCTACACAGCAGATTACCAAAGCCATGAAAATGGTTGCTGCTGCTAAGCTTAGAAGAGCTCAGGACAATATTATCAAGATTCGTCCTTACGCTGAAAAGCTCAATGGAATATTAAATAATATAACTGCAAGTCTTGAAGGATCTGTAGAAAATCCATACTCTGAGATAAGAGAAGTAAAAAACGTATTGATCGTTGTCGTTACTTCTGACAGAGGTTTGGCAGGAGCTTTTAATACTAACTCAATAAAAGCTGCTCTTGCTCTTGTTAATGGAAGGTACAAAGCTCAGTATGAACAGGGAAATGTTAAATTTCTTTGTATTGGAAAGAAAGGATTAGATACTTTCCAAAAAAGAGGAGCTAATGTAATTCCTGATTATGCAGGAATGTTTCATGAGTTAAATTTCAGTACAGCAAGAAAAGCAGCTGAGTTTGCAATGGAAGGATTCCTTAATAAGGAATATGATGAAGTTGTTATAGTTTATAATGAGTTCAAAAATGTTGCGACTCAGGTTGTGAAAACAGAACAGTTTCTTCCTTTGATTCAGGATAGTTCTGAAGAGCAGAATTCTTCTAAAGATCAGGAAATTGATTATATCTTTGAACCTTCTAAAGAAGAAATTGTCAAAGGATTAATTCCTAAATCTTTGAAAATTCAGTTCTACAAAGCTTTATTAGAGTCTTTTGCTTCTGAGCACGGTGCTCGTATGACTGCGATGGATAAAGCTACCGAAAATGCCAAAGAACTTTTGAAAGAGCTTCGTCTGATGTACAACAGAACAAGGCAGGCTGCGATTACCAAAGAGATCCTGGAGATTGTTGCCGGAGCAGAGGCACTTTCTAAATAA
- a CDS encoding UbiA family prenyltransferase — protein MSFFVLSGKYLIQRLFQFVIFSNLFISVSSITLTLSTFLILNTNFGSHDVPFLLFIFASTFLTYNVHIWYKKAGDDASLPRNIWRMRHSVLIKNLFVFFLMGLLVSLFFISSKVIWFTMHLAVFSLFYSAPLLNFKRIPFLKIFLISYVWSVSTVVLPSINKGLGFFDKEVIEIFVQRFIFILALAIPFDIRDIELDKRNNIDTLPTLMGFGGAKLLSVILLILFILLGCLFYGLDYTFYSRLAIGILAIFLILKIKRSRSDLYYMVGIDGIMILSYVFLFVFKMLFSLGI, from the coding sequence ATGAGCTTTTTTGTTTTATCCGGAAAATATTTGATACAGAGACTTTTCCAATTTGTCATTTTCTCAAATCTTTTTATTAGTGTAAGTTCCATTACGCTTACATTATCTACTTTTCTTATACTCAATACTAATTTTGGATCTCACGATGTTCCTTTCTTACTTTTTATTTTTGCTTCGACTTTCCTAACCTATAATGTGCATATCTGGTATAAAAAAGCAGGAGATGATGCTTCACTGCCTAGAAATATCTGGAGAATGCGGCATTCTGTTCTCATAAAGAACTTGTTTGTATTTTTTTTGATGGGCTTACTCGTCTCTTTGTTTTTTATTTCGAGTAAAGTAATTTGGTTTACAATGCATCTTGCTGTATTTAGTCTTTTTTATTCTGCACCTTTATTAAATTTTAAAAGAATTCCTTTTCTGAAAATTTTTCTCATTTCCTATGTCTGGTCTGTTAGTACAGTAGTTCTTCCTTCCATTAATAAAGGGCTTGGTTTTTTTGATAAAGAGGTGATTGAAATTTTTGTACAGAGGTTTATTTTTATCCTAGCACTTGCCATACCGTTCGATATTAGAGATATAGAATTGGATAAAAGAAATAACATCGATACTCTGCCTACTTTAATGGGCTTTGGAGGGGCAAAGTTACTTTCTGTTATTTTACTGATTCTATTTATTTTGTTGGGTTGCCTTTTTTATGGTCTGGATTATACCTTTTATTCACGTCTGGCAATCGGAATTTTAGCAATATTTTTAATTTTAAAAATAAAGAGATCCAGGTCGGATCTCTATTATATGGTAGGTATAGACGGAATAATGATCCTGTCTTATGTTTTTTTGTTTGTTTTTAAGATGCTTTTTAGCCTTGGTATTTAA
- a CDS encoding AIR synthase related protein has product MSNDRYMQRGVSSSKEDVHNAIKTLDKGLFPKAFCKIVPDFLGGDKDYCNVMHADGAGTKSSLAYIYWKETGDISVWKGIAQDAIIMNIDDLLCVGALDTILLSSTIGRNKNLIPGEVIAEIINGTEDVLQMLRDNGIEIYSTGGETADVGDLVRTVIVDSTVISRMKRSDVISNDRIKEGDVIVGMASYGQATYEKFYNGGMGSNGLTSARHDVFSKELAAKYPESFDQAISSDLVYSGSRNITDKINDVPVDLGKLVLSPTRTYAPVMKEILNQHRSNIHGAVHCSGGGQTKILHFIENLHIVKDNLFPVPPLFEVIQIESGTDWKEMYKVFNMGHRMELYLEEKHAQEIIKIAQSFNIEAQIVGKVEKGEGKTLTIKSEKGEFKYQG; this is encoded by the coding sequence ATGAGTAACGACAGATACATGCAGAGAGGAGTTTCCTCATCCAAAGAAGACGTACATAATGCTATTAAAACACTTGATAAAGGATTGTTCCCAAAAGCATTCTGCAAAATTGTACCCGATTTTTTAGGAGGAGACAAGGATTATTGCAATGTTATGCATGCAGATGGTGCCGGGACAAAATCCTCACTTGCATATATTTACTGGAAAGAAACCGGGGATATATCTGTCTGGAAGGGAATTGCACAAGATGCCATTATTATGAATATTGATGACCTGCTGTGTGTCGGAGCATTGGATACAATATTACTTTCCTCCACAATAGGAAGGAACAAAAACCTGATTCCGGGAGAGGTAATCGCTGAAATCATCAATGGTACTGAAGATGTTCTTCAAATGCTAAGAGATAATGGTATAGAAATATACAGTACAGGTGGAGAAACTGCTGACGTAGGCGATCTCGTCAGAACAGTAATTGTAGATAGTACTGTAATTTCAAGAATGAAAAGAAGTGACGTAATCAGTAATGACAGAATAAAAGAAGGTGATGTAATAGTGGGTATGGCATCCTATGGACAGGCAACTTATGAAAAATTTTACAATGGAGGAATGGGCAGCAATGGCCTAACTTCGGCAAGACACGATGTTTTTTCAAAAGAATTAGCTGCAAAATACCCTGAAAGCTTCGACCAGGCAATCTCATCTGATCTTGTATATTCAGGTTCAAGAAATATAACTGATAAAATAAATGATGTTCCTGTTGATCTTGGTAAATTAGTATTATCACCAACAAGAACATATGCCCCTGTTATGAAAGAAATTCTCAATCAGCACAGGTCAAACATTCATGGAGCAGTCCATTGCAGCGGAGGCGGACAAACAAAGATTCTTCATTTTATAGAAAATTTACACATTGTAAAAGATAATCTATTCCCTGTTCCCCCATTATTTGAGGTAATACAAATAGAAAGTGGAACCGACTGGAAAGAAATGTATAAAGTTTTCAATATGGGGCACAGAATGGAATTGTATCTTGAGGAAAAACATGCTCAGGAAATCATCAAAATAGCCCAATCATTCAATATTGAAGCACAAATAGTTGGGAAGGTTGAAAAAGGTGAAGGTAAAACCCTTACAATCAAATCTGAAAAAGGGGAATTTAAATACCAAGGCTAA
- a CDS encoding OmpA family protein, which yields MKLNLSKFFCLLVILAGCTPSAMKSYKKGMQHYEQAEYQPAIENFQQSVSKGGPSDANYYIAESFRRSNRMQEAEPFYAKAVENNTNQEEAYYYYGFALKAVGNYVGAAKQLSNYVKIGQNFDLVNRAKNELENLKVLNDIVEKKSYFEVKNLDKLNSPFTEYSPTFKNDKLYFTSNRDAQKMHTASGTGFTDLYEFIFDGADYFSGQARKLPEAINTEDAHEASATFSKDGKTMIFSRGNTGSKKGAKDVDIYESVLQAGVWSEPKMLPISDPDAWDSSPALSADGKTLYFASNRESGDANGGVDIYKATKDEKGEWGNVTNLGTPINTRGNELFPYEDSRGIFYFSSDGHPSLGGMDLFVVRKDSTKNKLKIENLGRPINTSYDDFAITFKDTLTGYFSSNRPNGKGDDDIYEFLDKSKIKIAHYILDGLIVGVTKDDKTEIPLDSARIQLVSAKGDTIAALTSNAAGKYTYEIEPETRYKIIGARFGYLKESNGELSTVGTKIPFEKLGPGESFIKIPYKMVLPKIEVGVTIVIDNIYYDFNKWDIRPDAALELLKIVQLLVDNPEIKIELSSHTDERGSADYNRKLSQKRAQSAVDYIISKGIAKDRITPKGYGEDKPLVKNAQTEEDHQRNRRTEFTITNVTNPNITIKKKDEAEGDQTIKIKMKGEDEDSTGTSEEIKSE from the coding sequence ATGAAGCTCAATCTTTCTAAATTCTTTTGTTTACTGGTAATTCTTGCAGGCTGTACTCCTTCAGCCATGAAATCCTATAAAAAAGGAATGCAACATTATGAGCAGGCCGAATATCAGCCTGCAATTGAAAACTTTCAGCAATCTGTAAGTAAAGGAGGGCCATCAGATGCGAATTATTATATCGCAGAATCGTTCAGACGGTCCAACAGAATGCAGGAGGCTGAGCCCTTTTATGCGAAAGCTGTAGAAAACAATACCAATCAGGAAGAAGCATATTACTATTACGGATTTGCACTTAAAGCGGTTGGCAATTATGTTGGCGCAGCTAAACAACTTTCAAATTATGTTAAAATAGGCCAGAACTTTGACCTTGTAAACAGGGCAAAGAATGAGCTGGAAAATCTTAAAGTTCTTAATGACATAGTTGAGAAGAAGTCTTATTTCGAGGTTAAAAACCTTGACAAGCTGAATTCGCCATTTACAGAATATTCTCCGACTTTCAAAAATGACAAGCTGTATTTTACCTCCAACAGAGATGCACAAAAAATGCATACTGCCTCAGGAACAGGATTTACGGATTTATATGAGTTTATTTTTGATGGTGCAGACTATTTCAGTGGCCAGGCAAGAAAACTCCCTGAAGCTATCAATACTGAAGATGCGCATGAAGCGTCAGCAACCTTCTCCAAAGATGGCAAAACAATGATTTTTTCTCGTGGAAATACAGGTAGCAAAAAAGGCGCTAAAGACGTGGATATTTACGAATCAGTTCTGCAAGCTGGTGTCTGGTCTGAGCCTAAGATGCTTCCAATAAGTGACCCGGATGCATGGGACTCCTCTCCTGCTCTTTCTGCTGATGGAAAAACACTTTACTTTGCATCAAACAGAGAAAGCGGTGATGCTAACGGAGGGGTAGATATTTATAAGGCAACAAAGGATGAAAAAGGAGAATGGGGAAATGTAACCAACCTTGGCACTCCAATAAATACCAGAGGTAATGAGCTTTTCCCCTATGAAGATAGCAGAGGGATATTCTACTTCTCTTCAGATGGACACCCATCTCTGGGAGGTATGGATTTGTTTGTTGTGAGAAAAGATTCAACCAAAAACAAACTAAAAATTGAAAACTTAGGTCGTCCTATCAATACAAGCTATGATGACTTCGCTATTACATTTAAAGATACGTTGACTGGTTATTTCTCTTCCAATAGACCAAATGGAAAAGGAGATGATGATATTTATGAGTTTCTTGACAAGTCTAAAATTAAAATCGCCCATTATATTCTGGATGGTTTAATAGTGGGAGTTACTAAGGATGATAAAACAGAGATACCTTTGGACTCAGCAAGAATTCAGCTGGTAAGCGCAAAGGGAGATACCATTGCAGCACTTACCTCAAATGCTGCCGGGAAATATACCTATGAGATCGAACCAGAAACCCGTTATAAAATTATAGGAGCAAGGTTTGGTTATTTAAAAGAAAGCAATGGAGAACTCTCAACTGTCGGGACCAAAATTCCGTTTGAAAAATTAGGTCCGGGTGAATCCTTTATAAAAATTCCTTATAAAATGGTATTACCCAAAATCGAGGTTGGCGTAACCATAGTAATTGATAATATTTACTACGACTTTAACAAGTGGGATATCAGACCGGATGCAGCTTTGGAATTGCTAAAAATTGTTCAATTACTCGTTGACAATCCAGAGATAAAAATTGAATTAAGTTCGCATACAGATGAAAGGGGGTCCGCAGATTACAACAGAAAACTTTCTCAAAAACGTGCTCAGTCAGCTGTAGATTATATTATTTCCAAGGGCATAGCAAAAGATAGAATTACACCGAAAGGTTATGGAGAGGACAAGCCTCTTGTTAAAAATGCTCAGACTGAAGAAGATCACCAGAGAAACCGTCGTACAGAGTTTACAATCACCAATGTAACAAATCCTAATATAACCATTAAGAAAAAGGATGAGGCTGAAGGAGATCAAACAATAAAGATCAAGATGAAAGGTGAAGATGAAGATAGTACAGGCACAAGTGAAGAAATTAAGTCTGAATAA
- a CDS encoding (Fe-S)-binding protein, translated as MSENMINVPTMAELAAKGVTPEILFWVGCAGSFDERAKSITAAFVKILNKLSVNFAVLGTEESCTGEPAKRAGNEFLFQVQAVSNIEVLNAYGIKKIVTACPHCFNTIKNEYPELGGNYEVLHHSEFLQQLINEGKIKLQGGGEFKGKKITYHDSCYLGRSNNIYEAPRKVLEILDAELVEMKRSRTKGLCCGAGGAQMFKEPEPGFKDINIERTEEAIGTGAKVIAAACPFCMTMLSDGVKNKEKESEIKVYDIAELIAKYEGL; from the coding sequence ATGAGTGAAAATATGATAAATGTTCCAACAATGGCCGAGCTGGCAGCAAAAGGAGTAACTCCGGAAATTTTATTCTGGGTAGGTTGTGCAGGCTCCTTTGACGAACGTGCAAAATCAATTACTGCAGCATTTGTTAAAATTTTAAATAAACTATCTGTTAACTTTGCAGTTTTAGGGACAGAAGAATCATGTACGGGAGAACCTGCGAAAAGAGCCGGAAATGAATTCCTTTTTCAGGTTCAGGCAGTGAGTAATATTGAAGTATTGAATGCTTATGGGATAAAAAAAATTGTAACAGCATGTCCTCATTGCTTTAATACCATCAAAAACGAATATCCGGAACTTGGTGGAAACTATGAAGTGCTTCACCATTCTGAATTCCTTCAACAACTTATTAATGAAGGAAAAATAAAATTGCAGGGGGGAGGTGAATTTAAAGGTAAAAAAATAACTTACCATGACTCTTGTTACCTTGGACGCTCAAACAATATATATGAAGCACCAAGAAAAGTACTTGAAATTCTGGATGCTGAACTGGTTGAAATGAAAAGATCCAGAACTAAAGGTTTGTGCTGTGGAGCAGGTGGGGCACAAATGTTTAAAGAACCCGAGCCCGGTTTCAAGGATATAAATATTGAAAGAACAGAAGAGGCGATCGGAACAGGAGCAAAAGTTATTGCAGCAGCTTGTCCCTTTTGCATGACTATGTTATCTGATGGAGTTAAAAACAAAGAAAAAGAATCTGAAATAAAAGTTTACGATATTGCAGAATTAATTGCCAAGTACGAAGGACTATAA
- a CDS encoding (Fe-S)-binding protein, with the protein MEFLPQVIFLILLSVSGFFITKSILRIRRNILLGRDVNLYDRPRERLKMMVLVALGQKKMFKKPLPAILHLFVYLGFIIINIEVLEIIIDGLFGTHRIFAPVFKGLYPSLINIFEFLAISVLVSCAIFLVRRNIIKVKRFDGEEMKRWPKLDANLILSIEIFLMICFLSMNTSDGILQSRGSEHYISTGDFFFTSFLKPLFNGLGTSELIFIERFGWWAHIMGIFAFAMYVFTDSKHLHIFISFPNTYFSKLDPAGRLSNMPEVTKEVKLMLNLPVDSGNENVAPGRFGAKDVQDLTWKNLMEAYSCTECGRCTSQCPANLTGKKLSPRKIMMDTRDRLEEVGRNIEANGKDHQDGKSLLGDYITVEEIMACTTCNACVEACPVNIDPVSIILQLRRFKIMEESQAPAAWNGMFSNIENNFAPWKFSPSDRLNWVQKLNQ; encoded by the coding sequence ATGGAATTTTTACCCCAGGTTATTTTCTTGATTCTTCTTTCTGTATCAGGATTTTTCATAACAAAAAGCATCTTGAGAATAAGAAGAAATATTTTATTGGGTAGAGACGTCAACCTGTATGACCGGCCGCGAGAAAGGCTTAAAATGATGGTATTGGTTGCTTTGGGTCAAAAAAAGATGTTTAAAAAACCTTTACCTGCCATTCTTCACCTCTTTGTTTATCTCGGCTTTATAATCATAAACATTGAAGTCCTTGAAATTATAATTGACGGACTGTTTGGAACCCACAGAATATTTGCCCCGGTCTTTAAAGGCTTATATCCTTCCCTGATCAATATATTCGAATTCCTGGCCATTTCAGTACTAGTCTCATGTGCTATTTTCTTAGTCAGAAGAAATATTATAAAAGTAAAAAGATTTGATGGAGAAGAAATGAAGCGTTGGCCAAAGCTAGATGCAAACCTTATTCTTTCCATTGAAATTTTTCTTATGATTTGCTTCCTTAGCATGAACACCTCTGATGGCATACTACAATCAAGAGGCTCTGAACACTATATTTCTACAGGTGATTTCTTCTTTACAAGTTTTCTGAAGCCATTATTTAATGGTCTGGGAACTTCTGAATTGATATTTATTGAAAGATTTGGATGGTGGGCACATATCATGGGGATATTTGCTTTTGCCATGTATGTATTCACAGATTCAAAGCATCTGCATATTTTTATTTCTTTCCCCAATACTTATTTCAGTAAACTGGACCCGGCAGGTAGATTATCAAATATGCCTGAAGTAACCAAAGAGGTTAAATTAATGCTTAATCTTCCTGTTGATTCAGGCAATGAAAATGTAGCACCCGGAAGGTTTGGGGCAAAAGATGTTCAAGATCTGACTTGGAAAAATTTAATGGAGGCATATAGCTGCACAGAGTGTGGCAGATGCACATCTCAATGCCCTGCTAATCTGACAGGTAAAAAACTGAGTCCCAGGAAAATCATGATGGATACAAGAGACAGACTTGAAGAAGTGGGAAGGAATATTGAAGCAAACGGAAAAGACCATCAGGACGGTAAATCTTTACTTGGGGATTATATTACAGTGGAAGAGATTATGGCTTGTACTACCTGCAACGCATGTGTTGAGGCCTGTCCAGTAAATATCGATCCGGTTAGCATTATCCTTCAGCTCAGAAGATTCAAAATAATGGAGGAATCACAAGCTCCTGCTGCATGGAATGGTATGTTTTCCAATATTGAGAACAACTTTGCACCGTGGAAATTTTCCCCTTCGGACAGGTTAAACTGGGTTCAAAAATTAAATCAATAA
- a CDS encoding pseudouridine synthase: MKKDQPQRKGRGASDRDKASKFSSKKSSTPKSDGASGTRPSRKSSFAAKKTPAGRVPAGKPRRKFDSQGDSGKPERPSEFKGKKSAEGRKPNSLSGSGKGRDFKKDSSRDSDNRRNKFVRNKFGEDPKAKTPEFKGREREGDQKRGRKSDSTFDSKKRSSSDEKSFRGKPRGKSEETRSGKSFSKPKQDWKTVSGKPEDRPFKKTGLKNYSDKPSFKKSFSKSKDEEYDGGDNDIEKSSEETSSKRPFKKTEGKKSGVRNKTSSDEIRLNRYISNAGVCSRREADVLISDGLIKVNGKVVTEMGYKVKKGDTVKYGSKILSPEKLVYVLINKPKDFITTTDDENERKTVMDLVKNVGPERIYPVGRLDRNTTGLLLFTNDGELAEKLMHPSNRTKKLYQAELSKPMSHEDFARLKNGITLEDGPIKPDQLEFVTPDGWVIGIQVHEGRNRLVRRMFEHLGYEVARLDRVMYAGLTKRDLPRGHWRHLTEKEVIKLKHLGH, encoded by the coding sequence ATGAAAAAGGATCAACCTCAGAGGAAAGGCAGAGGGGCTTCGGATAGAGACAAGGCTTCTAAGTTTTCTTCAAAAAAATCTTCTACACCAAAGAGTGATGGAGCATCAGGAACCCGCCCCTCCAGAAAATCTTCTTTTGCTGCGAAGAAAACACCAGCAGGTCGTGTACCAGCAGGAAAACCAAGAAGAAAATTTGATTCTCAGGGAGATTCAGGAAAACCAGAAAGACCCTCCGAATTTAAAGGTAAAAAATCCGCAGAAGGAAGGAAACCAAACTCTTTGTCTGGATCAGGAAAAGGAAGAGATTTTAAAAAAGATTCATCAAGAGATTCTGACAATAGAAGAAATAAATTTGTAAGAAATAAATTTGGTGAAGATCCTAAAGCCAAAACTCCTGAATTTAAAGGGAGAGAAAGAGAAGGAGATCAAAAAAGAGGAAGAAAATCAGATTCAACTTTTGATAGCAAAAAAAGATCGTCCTCAGATGAAAAGTCATTTAGGGGCAAACCGAGAGGGAAAAGTGAGGAAACACGATCTGGGAAATCTTTTTCTAAGCCGAAACAAGACTGGAAAACAGTTTCTGGGAAACCGGAAGATAGGCCTTTCAAAAAGACAGGATTAAAAAACTATTCAGATAAGCCATCATTCAAAAAGTCATTCTCAAAATCTAAGGATGAAGAATATGACGGGGGGGATAATGATATCGAAAAATCGTCTGAAGAAACAAGCTCAAAAAGACCCTTCAAAAAAACTGAAGGGAAGAAATCCGGTGTTAGAAATAAAACTTCATCTGACGAAATAAGACTAAACAGATATATTTCTAATGCAGGAGTATGCTCAAGAAGAGAGGCAGATGTACTTATTTCCGACGGACTTATCAAAGTCAACGGAAAAGTTGTGACTGAAATGGGCTATAAAGTAAAGAAAGGCGATACGGTTAAGTATGGCAGTAAAATACTTTCCCCTGAAAAGCTTGTATATGTACTCATCAACAAGCCTAAAGATTTTATCACCACCACTGATGATGAAAATGAACGCAAGACTGTGATGGACCTTGTGAAAAACGTAGGCCCTGAAAGAATTTACCCTGTTGGAAGACTTGACAGAAATACTACAGGCTTGCTTCTTTTCACTAATGATGGAGAACTTGCGGAGAAATTAATGCATCCATCTAACCGGACAAAAAAATTATATCAGGCAGAGCTAAGCAAGCCTATGAGTCATGAAGATTTTGCCAGGTTAAAGAACGGAATTACTCTAGAAGACGGTCCAATTAAACCAGACCAGCTTGAATTTGTAACTCCTGATGGCTGGGTGATCGGAATTCAGGTACATGAAGGCAGGAACAGGCTTGTCAGAAGGATGTTCGAACATTTGGGATATGAAGTAGCCCGACTGGACAGAGTTATGTATGCAGGGCTAACAAAAAGAGATTTACCAAGAGGTCACTGGAGACATCTGACAGAGAAAGAAGTAATAAAGTTGAAGCACTTAGGACATTAA
- the scpB gene encoding SMC-Scp complex subunit ScpB, with amino-acid sequence MDFLQHHIESLIFCSPDPIKAEDIRTCLSEMFEAEVPIEDIQASLENLLQKYEDDNYPFKVFSMGGGYQFLTKPAYQSSISILLKQKSKKRLSTSALETCAIIAYKQPITKHQIEQIRGVNCDYAIQKLLEKELVEIQGKSDGVGRPILYGTTAKFMEYFGINSLKDLPMPKDFSKDENEIGDEVEKEHEIIAAELEEMEFKAQDSNSTETQNKENNTQDTFRDFSSQANSNSQSEEDFSSESQNPLEPEQ; translated from the coding sequence TTGGATTTCCTTCAGCATCATATTGAGAGTTTAATCTTTTGTTCTCCCGACCCCATAAAGGCGGAAGATATAAGAACCTGTCTTTCTGAAATGTTTGAAGCAGAGGTACCTATTGAAGATATTCAAGCTTCATTGGAGAATCTTCTTCAAAAGTATGAAGATGATAATTACCCATTTAAAGTTTTTTCAATGGGAGGAGGTTATCAGTTTCTGACGAAACCTGCCTATCAATCCAGTATTAGTATTTTGCTCAAGCAAAAATCTAAAAAAAGATTATCGACGTCTGCACTTGAAACTTGTGCTATTATAGCTTACAAACAACCTATTACCAAACATCAGATAGAGCAGATCAGAGGAGTAAACTGCGACTATGCAATTCAAAAACTTCTTGAAAAAGAACTTGTTGAAATTCAAGGTAAATCTGATGGGGTTGGCAGGCCGATTCTATATGGTACCACCGCCAAGTTTATGGAATATTTCGGCATCAATAGTCTTAAAGATTTGCCTATGCCAAAAGATTTCTCGAAAGATGAAAATGAGATCGGCGACGAGGTGGAAAAAGAACATGAAATTATTGCTGCTGAGTTAGAAGAAATGGAATTTAAGGCTCAGGACAGCAATAGCACGGAAACTCAAAATAAGGAAAACAACACTCAGGATACTTTTCGAGACTTTTCTTCTCAGGCCAATTCCAATTCCCAATCAGAAGAAGATTTTTCCTCAGAAAGTCAAAACCCATTAGAGCCTGAGCAATAA
- a CDS encoding TraR/DksA family transcriptional regulator, translating to MAEEKLRYSDEELKEFQQLIADKLDRARKELNYIKETLSRRNDSGTDNTAGTLKLLEDGADTAEKESFTQLAARQQKFIQQLENAMARIKNGTYGICVDSGKLIPKERLRAVPHTQHSIEAKLNRKD from the coding sequence ATGGCAGAAGAAAAACTCAGATACTCCGACGAAGAATTAAAGGAGTTTCAGCAGCTTATAGCTGACAAACTGGATAGAGCCAGAAAAGAATTAAATTACATTAAGGAAACTCTGAGCCGAAGAAATGATTCTGGAACTGACAATACAGCAGGTACGTTAAAACTGCTTGAAGATGGTGCTGATACTGCCGAAAAAGAAAGCTTTACACAGCTTGCTGCAAGGCAACAGAAATTTATTCAGCAGCTTGAAAATGCCATGGCCAGAATTAAAAACGGAACTTATGGTATTTGTGTAGATTCAGGAAAACTTATTCCAAAAGAACGTCTTCGTGCTGTTCCTCACACCCAGCATTCAATAGAGGCAAAACTTAATAGAAAAGACTAA